The Flaviramulus sp. BrNp1-15 genome has a window encoding:
- a CDS encoding TrkA family potassium uptake protein: protein MKNPLIKFFRTKIYTALSLLIIILFIGVAGYKMISGYSWVDALYMTVITMTTVGFGEVVPLDDQSKMFTIFLILASVIIMGYALSVITEYILSKNDIEELKHKKMQKKIDSFKDHVVICGYGRNGKQAATKLRAYKREFVVVEKNKEMEERLQLDEVPYVIGNANEDETLVMAGVDRASCFISALPSDADNLFVVLSARQLNKSINIISRASQESSYDKLKFAGANNVILPDKIGGDHMASLVVIPGLMEFIDNLSIVGKSNINIEEIAVEKLYNTKKAIKTIKDLDLRRKTGCSVIGFKDENGEYLVNPEADLELVPNSKIIVLGRPEQIEALNSQYDIN from the coding sequence ATGAAGAACCCCCTAATAAAATTTTTTAGAACCAAAATTTATACAGCATTATCATTACTGATAATTATTTTATTTATTGGGGTTGCAGGGTATAAAATGATTTCAGGATATTCTTGGGTAGATGCCTTGTATATGACTGTTATTACCATGACTACCGTTGGTTTTGGAGAAGTTGTTCCGCTTGACGATCAATCTAAAATGTTTACCATTTTTTTAATTTTAGCAAGTGTTATCATTATGGGATATGCACTTTCTGTAATTACAGAGTATATTTTAAGTAAAAATGATATTGAAGAATTAAAACATAAAAAAATGCAAAAAAAGATAGATAGTTTTAAAGACCATGTTGTCATTTGCGGTTACGGAAGAAATGGTAAACAGGCTGCAACAAAGCTACGAGCATATAAAAGAGAGTTTGTTGTTGTTGAGAAGAACAAAGAAATGGAAGAGCGACTTCAATTAGACGAGGTGCCTTATGTTATAGGAAATGCAAATGAAGATGAAACTCTAGTTATGGCAGGTGTAGACAGAGCTTCGTGTTTTATTTCTGCATTACCTAGTGACGCTGATAATTTGTTTGTAGTCCTATCAGCAAGACAATTAAACAAGTCTATAAATATAATAAGTCGTGCATCTCAAGAATCTTCATACGATAAATTAAAATTCGCAGGTGCTAATAATGTTATTTTGCCAGATAAGATAGGAGGCGACCATATGGCGTCTTTAGTTGTAATTCCTGGTTTAATGGAGTTTATTGATAACCTTTCAATTGTAGGTAAATCTAATATTAATATTGAAGAAATTGCAGTAGAAAAACTATACAATACTAAAAAAGCTATCAAAACTATTAAAGATTTAGATTTAAGAAGAAAAACAGGTTGTAGTGTAATAGGTTTTAAAGACGAAAATGGTGAATATCTTGTAAATCCTGAGGCTGACTTAGAATTAGTACCCAATTCAAAGATCATTGTTTTAGGGAGACCAGAACAAATTGAAGCCTTAAATTCTCAATATGATATAAACTAA
- a CDS encoding 30S ribosomal protein THX has protein sequence MGKGDKKTKRGKIHRGTFGARRPRVKKRRSIETKIGFSGKATPK, from the coding sequence ATGGGAAAAGGCGATAAAAAAACAAAACGCGGTAAAATACATCGAGGTACTTTTGGAGCCAGAAGACCGCGAGTTAAAAAAAGAAGATCGATAGAGACGAAAATAGGCTTTAGCGGTAAAGCAACTCCTAAATAA
- a CDS encoding DUF2721 domain-containing protein: MEQLTLTTPALLFSAISLIMLAYTNRFLAYAAVVRNLHDKYLEKQDKQLIKQIKNIKQRLYLTRSMQIFGITSLLLCVLTMFLIYIQQQKMAVWIFGIALILLIISLGLLIKEIQISVKALEHHISDIENS; encoded by the coding sequence ATGGAACAATTAACCTTAACAACACCAGCTCTTTTATTTTCGGCAATTTCTTTAATAATGCTAGCTTACACCAATAGGTTTTTAGCTTATGCAGCTGTGGTAAGAAATTTACACGATAAATATTTAGAAAAGCAAGACAAGCAATTAATAAAACAAATTAAAAATATTAAACAACGTTTATACCTAACACGATCCATGCAAATTTTTGGCATAACAAGTTTATTACTTTGTGTACTTACCATGTTTTTAATTTACATACAACAGCAAAAAATGGCAGTTTGGATTTTTGGTATTGCCCTTATTTTATTAATTATCTCATTAGGGCTTTTAATCAAAGAAATACAAATATCTGTAAAAGCTTTAGAGCATCATATTAGCGATATTGAGAATAGTTAA
- a CDS encoding sodium:alanine symporter family protein, translating into MKKYLLSIFTLILPLLTFAQEEEIGLDEKIDQAFAPIAQFFTDVIFFPVYQSEAFTIPFVLLLLVGSALFFTIYFGFPNIRYFWTAINTVRGKYEDIEKHGAKELYGEDGIAQGQDLTNVDIEDHLVSLKDDLAIDGDIVDTIRDESSDGEVSHFQALATAVSGTVGNGNIAGVALAIALGGPGATFWMIICGLLGMSTKFVECTLGVQFRDVGEDGTVYGGPMYYISKGLKAKGFKTIGKIAAGVFAVFCIGGSFGGGNAAQSNQATIVIKELFNWESTAAGAIVGLVLAILVGIIIIGGIKRIASVTEKVVPFMALMYIVACIYIILINFNLLDDAIGLIVKEAFNPTAFGVGSIIGVLLVGFKRAAFSNEAGAGSASIAHSAVRTKYSASEGLVALLEPFIDTVVICTMTALVIVIFNFGGFFEYGGDGSGVVYIDGAPFEGAGITSKAFAQYIPYSNVFLTVAVVLFAVSTMISWSYYGLQSWKFLFGRGKTADLIYKLLFLTFVVIGAAASMGSIWSFSDAMIFAMIFPNMVGLFLLFPVVKKQLKRYLDAIKLKSDAIED; encoded by the coding sequence ATGAAGAAATATCTTCTTTCAATATTCACACTTATTTTACCATTATTAACATTTGCACAAGAAGAAGAAATAGGACTAGATGAAAAAATAGACCAAGCATTTGCACCTATTGCTCAATTTTTCACAGATGTTATTTTCTTTCCAGTATATCAAAGTGAAGCGTTTACAATTCCATTTGTTTTACTGCTATTGGTAGGTAGTGCATTGTTTTTCACCATTTATTTTGGGTTTCCTAATATTAGATATTTCTGGACAGCAATTAATACGGTAAGAGGTAAATATGAAGATATTGAAAAACATGGAGCAAAAGAGCTTTATGGAGAAGATGGAATTGCTCAAGGTCAAGATTTAACTAATGTTGATATTGAAGATCATTTAGTAAGTTTAAAAGATGATTTAGCTATAGATGGCGATATTGTAGACACTATTAGAGATGAAAGTTCAGATGGTGAGGTTTCTCACTTTCAAGCATTAGCAACCGCAGTGTCTGGTACAGTTGGTAATGGTAATATTGCAGGTGTTGCATTGGCTATTGCCTTAGGTGGACCAGGAGCAACATTTTGGATGATAATTTGTGGTTTACTAGGTATGTCTACAAAATTTGTTGAATGTACTTTAGGGGTTCAATTTAGAGATGTAGGAGAAGATGGAACAGTATACGGTGGGCCAATGTATTATATTAGTAAGGGTCTAAAAGCAAAAGGTTTTAAAACCATAGGTAAAATTGCAGCTGGTGTTTTTGCAGTATTTTGTATTGGTGGTTCTTTTGGTGGAGGTAATGCTGCACAATCTAATCAGGCAACTATTGTAATTAAAGAGCTCTTTAATTGGGAAAGTACAGCAGCGGGGGCTATTGTAGGTCTAGTTTTAGCTATTTTAGTAGGAATTATTATAATTGGAGGTATTAAGCGAATTGCTTCTGTAACGGAAAAAGTAGTGCCTTTCATGGCATTAATGTATATAGTTGCTTGTATATACATCATACTAATTAACTTTAATTTACTTGATGATGCTATTGGTCTTATTGTAAAAGAAGCATTTAACCCAACAGCGTTTGGAGTTGGTTCTATCATAGGAGTTTTATTAGTAGGTTTTAAACGTGCAGCATTTTCAAACGAAGCTGGTGCAGGATCTGCATCTATTGCGCATTCAGCAGTAAGAACTAAATATTCAGCTTCCGAAGGTTTGGTAGCTTTATTAGAGCCTTTTATTGATACTGTAGTTATTTGTACTATGACAGCTTTAGTAATAGTAATCTTTAATTTTGGCGGATTCTTTGAGTATGGCGGTGATGGTTCTGGTGTTGTTTATATAGATGGAGCGCCTTTTGAAGGAGCAGGAATCACATCAAAAGCATTTGCTCAATATATACCATATTCAAATGTATTCTTAACTGTAGCAGTAGTATTATTTGCAGTATCTACCATGATTTCTTGGTCTTACTACGGATTACAATCTTGGAAATTTTTATTTGGAAGAGGAAAAACAGCAGATTTAATTTATAAACTATTATTCTTAACGTTTGTAGTAATTGGTGCAGCAGCTAGTATGGGATCAATTTGGTCATTCTCTGATGCAATGATCTTTGCAATGATTTTCCCTAACATGGTTGGTTTATTCCTATTATTCCCAGTAGTTAAAAAACAGTTGAAAAGATATCTTGATGCTATCAAATTAAAATCTGATGCTATAGAAGATTAA
- a CDS encoding DUF2851 family protein — MQEDFLHYIWKHKKFQINNLKTSNNETVLIKQVGQHNLNSGPDFFNAQLKIDDQLWAGNVEIHVKSSDWFLHNHEQDKTYDNVILHVVWEHDTEVFRKDNTPISTLQIKDFTDISILNNYEKLFSKQSKWINCESDFASVDNFILNNWKERLYFERLEQKSQMIETLLKASKNDWEDVLFKMLAKNFGLKVNGESFLSLSQSIDFSIIRKTQFNLYALEALLFGQAGYLEQDVEDAYYLELVKEYKFLKQKFKLDNTQVLPLQFFRLRPPNFPTIRLSQLANLYNKQQSLFSKVTEPHSLEDFYELFKVSTSNYWKTHYTFQKESKSSLKTLTKSFIDLLLINTIIPIKFCYAKQKGERIDDVIIELTNGILSEKNSIITAFNNLKKVSNSALDSQALIQLKTGYCDKNQCLKCAVGNALLNK, encoded by the coding sequence ATGCAAGAAGACTTTCTACATTATATCTGGAAACACAAGAAGTTTCAGATTAATAATTTGAAAACATCTAACAATGAAACCGTATTGATTAAACAAGTTGGACAACATAATTTAAATTCGGGACCAGATTTTTTTAATGCCCAACTTAAAATAGACGACCAACTGTGGGCGGGGAATGTAGAAATTCATGTAAAATCATCCGATTGGTTTCTACATAACCATGAGCAAGATAAAACATATGATAATGTGATTTTACACGTGGTTTGGGAACATGATACGGAGGTTTTTAGAAAAGACAACACACCTATATCAACATTACAGATAAAAGATTTTACAGATATTTCTATTTTAAATAATTATGAAAAGCTTTTTTCTAAACAAAGCAAGTGGATTAATTGTGAAAGTGATTTTGCCTCAGTAGATAACTTTATATTGAATAACTGGAAAGAACGTTTGTATTTTGAGCGTTTAGAACAAAAATCTCAAATGATTGAAACGCTTTTAAAAGCATCAAAAAATGATTGGGAAGACGTATTGTTTAAGATGCTTGCTAAAAATTTTGGACTGAAAGTTAATGGAGAATCATTTTTAAGTTTATCACAATCCATAGACTTTTCAATTATAAGAAAAACTCAATTTAATTTATATGCTTTAGAAGCTTTACTGTTTGGGCAAGCAGGTTATCTAGAGCAAGATGTTGAAGATGCTTATTATCTAGAATTAGTTAAGGAATATAAGTTTTTAAAACAAAAATTTAAACTAGATAATACACAGGTTTTACCATTACAATTTTTTAGATTACGACCGCCTAATTTCCCAACAATACGATTGTCACAATTGGCAAATCTTTATAATAAACAACAGAGTTTGTTTTCAAAAGTTACAGAACCCCATTCTTTAGAAGACTTTTATGAGTTGTTTAAAGTGTCAACTTCTAATTACTGGAAAACCCATTATACCTTCCAAAAAGAATCGAAATCCTCTTTGAAAACTCTAACTAAATCATTTATAGATTTATTGTTAATCAATACTATTATTCCAATAAAATTCTGTTATGCGAAACAAAAAGGAGAACGTATTGATGATGTTATTATAGAACTAACTAATGGAATTCTTTCAGAGAAAAATAGTATTATAACAGCATTTAATAATTTAAAGAAAGTATCTAATTCTGCATTAGATTCGCAAGCACTTATTCAACTTAAAACTGGATATTGCGATAAAAATCAATGCTTAAAATGTGCCGTTGGTAATGCACTTTTAAACAAATAA
- the yaaA gene encoding peroxide stress protein YaaA encodes MKLVLSPAKSLDFETQLPIKQHTEAQFLKQSERLNKLLKKKSAKSLSKLMSVSDALGQLNYERNQSWELPFTTENSRPAVYAFNGDVYRGLDSYTIPENKIDKLQNTVRILSGLYGLLKPTDLIQPYRLEMGTKMPIGTKKNLYEFWKKDITKALNEELEDDEVFLNLASNEYFKAIDAKALKVPVITANFKDFKNGEYKVISFFAKEARGLMARYIIDTDAKTIDDLKGFNYQGYNFSEPMSKDNELVFIR; translated from the coding sequence ATGAAACTCGTTTTATCACCTGCAAAGTCCTTAGATTTTGAAACACAATTACCTATAAAACAACATACAGAAGCTCAATTTTTAAAACAATCAGAGCGTTTAAATAAATTACTTAAAAAGAAATCGGCTAAAAGCTTGTCTAAGCTAATGAGTGTTTCTGATGCTTTGGGTCAGTTGAATTATGAGCGTAATCAATCCTGGGAGTTGCCATTTACAACCGAAAATTCAAGACCTGCAGTTTACGCTTTTAATGGCGATGTTTACAGAGGTTTAGATTCTTATACAATTCCGGAAAATAAGATTGATAAGCTTCAAAATACAGTTAGAATTTTATCAGGATTATATGGTTTATTAAAACCAACCGATTTAATTCAGCCTTACCGTTTAGAAATGGGTACAAAAATGCCTATTGGAACCAAAAAGAACTTATACGAATTCTGGAAAAAAGACATCACAAAAGCTTTAAATGAAGAACTTGAAGATGATGAGGTGTTTTTAAACTTAGCCAGTAATGAGTATTTTAAAGCTATTGATGCAAAGGCCTTAAAAGTTCCTGTTATAACAGCTAATTTTAAAGATTTTAAAAATGGCGAGTACAAAGTTATTTCGTTTTTTGCCAAAGAAGCTCGCGGACTTATGGCACGTTATATTATTGATACAGATGCCAAAACCATAGACGATTTAAAAGGCTTTAATTACCAAGGTTATAATTTTAGCGAACCTATGTCTAAAGACAATGAGTTGGTTTTTATAAGGTAA
- a CDS encoding VOC family protein: protein MKKLIILLILIQYSEFVIGQSKTDFSVSLNHIALSVKDVNKSAEFYKNTLNLEEITNKTKVDGIRWFSFGEGKELHLISTLKSDVTINKAVHFAITTSNFDAFFEKIKSTNIAYSDWPGTMNKVSIRADGIRQIFIQDPDGYWIEVNSIGQED from the coding sequence ATGAAAAAATTGATTATTCTTTTAATATTAATACAGTATTCAGAATTTGTAATCGGACAAAGTAAAACGGATTTTTCTGTTTCTTTAAATCATATAGCACTTTCTGTTAAAGATGTTAACAAATCTGCTGAGTTTTACAAAAACACATTGAATCTTGAAGAAATAACTAATAAAACCAAGGTTGATGGTATTAGATGGTTTTCATTTGGAGAAGGTAAAGAACTTCATCTTATTTCAACTCTAAAAAGTGATGTTACTATAAATAAAGCGGTGCATTTTGCAATAACAACTTCTAATTTTGATGCATTCTTTGAAAAAATAAAATCAACTAATATTGCTTATTCTGATTGGCCAGGAACAATGAACAAAGTATCTATTAGAGCTGATGGTATAAGACAAATTTTTATTCAAGACCCAGATGGTTATTGGATTGAAGTTAATAGTATTGGACAAGAAGATTAA
- a CDS encoding ABC transporter permease — translation MNYEYFIAKRIIGSKAYKSSISAPIIKIGIAAITIGMVVMMIAIATGVGLQQKIRDKVVAFNGHVTISNYDSNNSQESVFPISKSQEFYPEFKSVEGVSHIQGVATKFGVIRTETDFEGAIYKGVGKDYNWQYFKEFLIEGRLPVFDEKWSEEVLISQYLANRLGFKVGEDFQMVFAKDDPEKLPNYVKCKIVGIYNSGFQDLDKQYLIGNLRHIQRINKWDEDQIGNFEVFINDYSQIQQKGIEIYQNTPSTFNTQTVTDKYYSIFEWIKIFDKNTYGIIGIMILVAGINMITALLVLILERTQMIGILKALGSNNWSIRKLFLYNASYLILLGLFWGNVLGLGLLFAQKYFKLFPLDPSVYYVTEAPVYISFGYVLALNVGTLILCLLMLLVPSYIITKISPVKAIRFD, via the coding sequence TTGAATTACGAGTATTTTATAGCTAAACGCATAATTGGTAGTAAAGCGTATAAAAGTAGTATATCGGCACCAATAATAAAAATTGGTATTGCTGCAATTACTATTGGTATGGTGGTGATGATGATTGCCATAGCAACAGGTGTAGGTTTACAACAAAAAATACGTGACAAAGTTGTAGCATTTAATGGTCATGTTACTATTTCTAATTACGATAGTAATAATTCGCAAGAAAGCGTATTTCCAATATCTAAAAGTCAGGAATTTTACCCAGAGTTTAAATCGGTTGAAGGTGTTAGTCATATTCAAGGAGTAGCTACTAAATTTGGGGTAATACGTACTGAAACAGATTTTGAAGGAGCAATTTATAAAGGAGTTGGTAAAGATTATAATTGGCAATATTTTAAAGAGTTTTTAATCGAAGGTAGATTGCCAGTTTTTGATGAAAAATGGAGCGAAGAGGTTTTAATTTCACAATACCTCGCCAATCGCCTAGGTTTTAAAGTTGGTGAAGATTTTCAAATGGTTTTTGCAAAAGACGATCCCGAAAAGCTGCCAAACTATGTAAAATGTAAAATTGTTGGTATTTATAACTCAGGATTTCAAGATTTAGATAAACAATATTTAATAGGTAATCTTAGGCATATTCAACGCATTAATAAATGGGATGAAGACCAAATTGGCAACTTCGAAGTTTTTATAAATGATTATTCGCAAATACAACAAAAAGGCATAGAAATTTATCAAAATACCCCTTCAACATTTAACACACAAACCGTAACCGATAAATACTATTCTATTTTTGAATGGATAAAAATTTTCGATAAAAACACTTACGGTATTATTGGTATCATGATACTGGTTGCAGGTATTAACATGATAACCGCACTATTAGTTTTAATACTAGAGCGCACCCAAATGATAGGGATTCTAAAAGCCTTAGGAAGTAATAATTGGAGCATTCGTAAACTCTTTTTATACAATGCATCATACCTCATTTTATTAGGGTTGTTTTGGGGTAATGTATTAGGCTTAGGTTTGTTGTTTGCACAAAAGTATTTTAAGTTATTTCCGCTAGACCCAAGTGTTTATTACGTAACAGAAGCACCAGTTTACATAAGTTTTGGGTATGTTTTAGCATTAAATGTGGGTACATTAATTTTGTGTTTACTTATGCTGTTAGTACCATCTTACATCATTACTAAAATATCACCGGTAAAAGCTATTCGTTTCGATTAA
- a CDS encoding helix-hairpin-helix domain-containing protein has translation MKSHFTYTKQQRNGIFLLVILIITFQCIYFFVDFSSEKNKVNQEALSKFEKEIDSLRIAKLKESKSKVFPFNPNYITDYKGSTLGMTNEEIDRLLAFRKQGKWINSTKQFQEVTKVSDSLLDEISPYFKFPEWVNSPKPKYSNQNYNGKPKTFNQKQDLNTATVEQLVKVNGLGKVLSERIVKFRNKFKGGFIADVQLQDVYGLTPEIIKKITERFTVKTPRQIQRINLNTAKVEDLVTIQHIDYDLAYRIIEQRQLKEKFKSLNELTKVKGFPVNKIEIIELYLLIEKEIVDE, from the coding sequence ATGAAATCCCATTTCACGTATACAAAACAACAACGAAATGGGATTTTTTTATTGGTAATTCTCATTATTACATTTCAATGTATTTACTTCTTTGTTGATTTTTCATCAGAAAAAAATAAAGTAAATCAGGAAGCATTATCAAAATTTGAAAAAGAAATAGACTCGCTGAGAATTGCTAAGTTAAAAGAAAGTAAATCAAAAGTTTTTCCATTCAACCCAAATTATATTACAGATTATAAAGGGTCTACTTTAGGAATGACTAATGAAGAAATTGATAGATTGTTAGCTTTTAGAAAACAAGGTAAATGGATTAATTCTACAAAACAATTTCAAGAAGTTACTAAAGTATCAGATTCACTTTTGGATGAAATTTCACCTTATTTTAAATTTCCAGAATGGGTAAATAGTCCAAAGCCTAAATACTCAAATCAAAATTATAATGGCAAACCAAAAACATTTAACCAAAAACAAGATTTAAATACAGCAACTGTTGAGCAATTAGTAAAAGTTAATGGATTAGGAAAGGTTTTGTCAGAACGCATTGTCAAATTCAGAAATAAATTTAAAGGAGGTTTTATTGCCGATGTTCAGTTACAAGATGTTTATGGGCTAACACCAGAAATTATTAAAAAAATTACCGAACGGTTTACCGTTAAAACCCCAAGGCAGATTCAAAGAATAAACCTGAACACTGCAAAAGTTGAAGACTTAGTAACTATTCAGCATATAGATTATGATTTGGCTTATAGAATTATAGAGCAGAGACAACTAAAAGAGAAATTCAAATCTTTAAACGAATTAACAAAAGTTAAAGGTTTTCCAGTAAATAAAATCGAGATAATTGAATTATATTTGCTAATTGAAAAAGAAATAGTAGATGAATAG
- a CDS encoding PLP-dependent cysteine synthase family protein, which yields MQYAKNILETIGNTPLVKLNKLTEELPCLVLAKYETFNPGNSTKDRMAVKMIEDAEADGRLKPGGTIIEGTSGNTGMGLALAAIVKGYKCVFVISDKQSKEKMDILRAVGAEVVVCPTDVEPTDPRSYYSVSKRLSEETPNSWYVNQYDNPSNALAHYESTGPEIWKQTDGKITHFVVGVGTGGTISGVGKYLKEQNPDIKIWGVDTYGSVFKKYHETGVFDQNEIYPYVTEGIGEDILPENVDFSIIDGFTKVTDKDAAIHTQRLAKEEGMFLGNSAGAAIKGVLQLKEHFTKNDVVVVLFHDHGSRYVAKMFNDDWMRKMGYKE from the coding sequence ATGCAATACGCCAAAAACATACTGGAAACTATAGGGAATACACCATTGGTAAAACTTAATAAGCTTACCGAAGAATTACCTTGTTTAGTATTAGCAAAGTATGAAACCTTTAATCCTGGTAACTCTACCAAAGATAGAATGGCCGTTAAAATGATTGAAGATGCTGAAGCTGATGGTCGCTTAAAACCCGGTGGAACTATTATAGAAGGAACCTCAGGAAATACAGGAATGGGTTTAGCATTAGCGGCTATTGTAAAAGGTTATAAATGTGTTTTTGTTATTAGCGACAAGCAATCCAAAGAAAAAATGGATATACTTCGCGCAGTAGGAGCTGAGGTTGTTGTATGTCCAACTGATGTTGAACCAACTGATCCAAGGTCGTATTATTCAGTTTCAAAACGATTGAGTGAAGAAACACCCAATTCATGGTATGTAAATCAATATGATAATCCAAGTAATGCTTTAGCGCATTACGAATCTACCGGACCAGAAATATGGAAACAAACCGATGGAAAGATTACTCACTTTGTTGTTGGTGTTGGTACTGGTGGAACCATTTCGGGTGTTGGAAAATACTTAAAAGAACAAAATCCTGATATTAAAATTTGGGGAGTAGATACTTATGGTAGTGTGTTTAAAAAATATCATGAAACTGGTGTTTTTGATCAAAACGAAATTTACCCTTACGTTACAGAAGGTATAGGCGAAGATATTCTACCAGAAAATGTAGATTTTTCTATTATTGATGGATTCACAAAAGTAACCGATAAAGATGCTGCTATTCACACTCAAAGATTAGCAAAAGAAGAAGGTATGTTTTTGGGTAATTCTGCGGGTGCAGCCATAAAAGGTGTATTGCAATTAAAAGAACATTTTACAAAAAATGATGTTGTTGTAGTACTGTTTCATGATCATGGTAGTCGTTATGTAGCCAAAATGTTTAATGACGATTGGATGCGCAAAATGGGTTACAAAGAATAG
- a CDS encoding PspC domain-containing protein, giving the protein MNVFYKPLLYFQKRGYYVCQRIADRLGIRARVVRTSFMYLTFVTVGFGFALYLFLAFWMRIKDLVYTKRSSVFDL; this is encoded by the coding sequence ATGAATGTATTCTATAAGCCTTTATTATATTTTCAAAAACGCGGATATTATGTTTGTCAGCGAATAGCTGATAGGTTAGGTATTAGAGCTAGAGTGGTACGAACTTCGTTTATGTATTTAACCTTTGTAACTGTTGGCTTTGGGTTTGCTCTGTATTTGTTTTTGGCATTTTGGATGCGTATTAAAGATTTGGTATATACAAAACGATCATCAGTTTTCGATTTATAA
- a CDS encoding uracil-DNA glycosylase family protein, which translates to MFKHKHPYKPFIKNDTTKLIVGTLPPPRFSTGELLEKDVDFCYGSYYNSLWLFIDKIHDLNLLYDNSQEAIEQRKQFLIQQKIGVCDIVDSCEREKIDASDLGMKNVKLRNLISYLTQYTKIDTLLFTGGNSKNGPEYFFRRHIKEYNLKLELVSNEIPRIHQVDLAVISNGSEKSYKENQESRIIKTVSLTSGSGAANISISRTPLYKQLKAKNPKFNTFDFRVMQYSEFF; encoded by the coding sequence GTGTTTAAACACAAACATCCTTACAAACCATTTATTAAAAACGATACTACTAAATTAATAGTTGGTACATTACCACCGCCTAGATTTTCAACAGGAGAACTACTGGAAAAAGATGTCGATTTTTGCTACGGAAGTTATTATAATTCATTGTGGTTGTTTATAGATAAAATTCATGATTTAAACTTACTATATGATAATTCTCAAGAAGCTATCGAGCAACGAAAACAGTTTTTAATACAACAAAAAATTGGTGTTTGTGATATTGTTGATAGTTGTGAACGCGAAAAAATTGATGCTTCAGATTTAGGAATGAAAAATGTAAAACTTAGAAATTTAATAAGCTATTTAACGCAATATACCAAAATAGATACGCTTTTATTTACTGGTGGAAATAGCAAAAACGGTCCAGAATATTTTTTCAGAAGACATATAAAGGAATATAATTTAAAGCTAGAATTAGTCAGTAATGAAATACCTAGAATACATCAAGTTGATTTAGCGGTTATTTCGAACGGAAGTGAGAAATCGTATAAAGAAAATCAAGAATCAAGAATTATTAAAACCGTTTCTTTAACCTCAGGCTCTGGTGCAGCAAATATTTCAATAAGTAGAACTCCTTTATACAAACAGTTAAAAGCTAAAAACCCTAAATTCAATACGTTTGATTTTAGAGTAATGCAGTATAGTGAGTTTTTTTAA